One genomic window of Gossypium hirsutum isolate 1008001.06 chromosome D11, Gossypium_hirsutum_v2.1, whole genome shotgun sequence includes the following:
- the LOC107924738 gene encoding uncharacterized protein At4g00950, translating into MGSEEEKESSYTPKLPLFSASHAHMQSPQRSGMLTPPLHASASVPFRWEDEPGKPKPSTALTSFTTPNDSAPKCLELPPRLLLDAKIAKLSSPTTVLEGPYTGRPRFQSSSFRMGSECYGSFRASPETLQLGSMVLSKRGYKEKGFLGFWRGRSLKARPRREVSGNSCVRDSECSRDGDRDRDSSGTTSVNITTIRRIGSFPSLSSSKSHFWESIYEGLMQVVPWTKKGKKDG; encoded by the exons ATGGGATCCGAGGAAGAGAAAGAGTCAAGCTACACACCGAAGCTACCGCTGTTTTCAGCTTCACATGCACACATGCAGTCGCCACAAAGATCGGGGATGTTAACCCCACCACTGCACGCCTCGGCCTCGGTCCCATTTCGCTGGGAAGACGAACCAGGGAAGCCCAAACCATCTACCGCACTCACCAGTTTTACTACCCCAAATGACTCTGCTCCAAAGTGTCTGGAACTCCCTCCTAGGTTGCTACTAGATGCCAAGATTGCCAAACTGTCCTCACCCACTACCGTCTTGGAAGGTCCCTACACGGGCAGGCCTAGGTTTCAGTCTTCTTCTTTCAGAATGGGAAGTGAGTGTTATGGATCATTTCGTGCTAGTCCTGAGACGCTGCAGCTTGGGTCTATGGTTCTTAGCAAGAGAGGGTACAAAGAGAAAGGGTTTCTTGGTTTTTGGAGGGGAAGGTCCTTGAAGGCTAGACCTAGAAGAGAAGTTAGCGGGAACAGTTGCGTTAGGGATAGTGAATGCAGCAGAGACGGAGACAGAGACAGAGACAGCAGTGGCACCACCAGTGTTAATATCACAACAATTAGAAGGATTGGTAGCTTTCCCAGTCTCTCCAGTTCCAAGTCCCACTTCTGG GAAAGTATCTATGAAGGCTTAATGCAAGTGGTCCCATGGACTAAAAAGGGTAAAAAGGATGGCTGA
- the LOC107924739 gene encoding uncharacterized protein, with amino-acid sequence MAVMQKLKIFVVQEPVVAASCLIAGFGLFLPAVVRPILDSLESSKQVPQPALRDVVAGVTGKKQG; translated from the exons ATGGCGGTGATGCAGAAGCTGAAAATATTCGTGGTGCAAGAGCCAGTTGTCGCAGCTTCTTGCCTCATCGCTGGTTTTG GTCTCTTTCTACCAGCTGTTGTAAGGCCCATTCTAGATTCCTTAGAATCATCGAAGCAAGTCCCTCAGCCTGCTTTAAGAGAT GTGGTTGCTGGTGTGACTGGTAAAAAGCAGGGCTGA
- the LOC107924676 gene encoding uncharacterized protein, producing MAAAEARAAWQRTANRCFVQEDAKRAPKLACCQSSSSTKQADSNPSGVADKHNHPAIGFMPLNRNPSYSNLPPDTRWWLQLQPNYGPQMGLTNEQLNALEDEVESLKAEINSSKVSSDLQQDAHDSSITDRKKNNSYSLDSKETMESFEFLEMESVECCASMKTNDFCSEPESPWSGGGKAEPWWRTTDKDELTSLVAQKSLDFIENCDLPPPQKVHVRGYSHVCSGSFDSGEVSSLAWTSQTVAIRSPMVNHAQTSPDSVRKHGRQMSSVGEGKMQCASNSLSSTSTTEKDMLEQVTESDPTKAQLLEALCHSQTRAREAEKAAQKAYEEKEHVIKLLFKQASQLFAYKQWFQMLQLEPFYHQIKNNEQPVVFPWTPYKNQKFRKSWVKTGKERRGKRGQLRPDITKYAVALALGLSLVGAGLLLGWTVGWMLPF from the exons ATGGCAGCAGCGGAAGCAAGGGCAGCCTGGCAAAGAACAGCTAATCGTTGCTTTGTCCAAGAAGATGCCAAAAGAGCTCCCAAGTTAGCTTGCTGCCAATCATCATCTTCCACTAAACAAGCCGATTCCAACCCCAGTGGCGTGGCAGATAAACATAATCACCCTGCAATAGGTTTCATGCCTCTCAACAGGAACCCTTCTTATTCCAATCTACCCCCTGATACGAGGTGGTGGCTTCAGCTGCAACCTAACTATGGTCCCCAAATGGGTTTAACAAATGAGCAGCTGAATGCCTTGGAGGATGAAGTGGAAAGCTTGAAAGCTGAAATAAACTCCTCCAAAGTAAGTAGTGATCTTCAGCAGGATGCACATGATAGTTCCATTACTGATAGAAAAAAGAACAATAGCTATTCTCTTGATTCAAAGGAAACAATGGAAAGCTTTGAATTTTTGGAGATGGAATCTGTTGAATGCTGTGCTTCCATGAAAACCAATGACTTCTGTTCGGAACCAGAGTCTCCCTGGTCCGGGGGTGGGAAGGCTGAGCCATGGTGGCGCACGACAGATAAAGACGAGCTGACCTCCTTGGTTGCACAAAAGTCACTAGATTTTATTGAGAATTGTGATCTTCCCCCACCTCAGAAGGTGCATGTGAGGGGGTACTCGCACGTGTGTTCTGGTTCTTTTGACAGTGGTGAAGTATCATCTTTGGCTTGGACGTCCCAGACAGTTGCAATTCGCAGTCCAATGGTTAATCATGCACAGACGTCTCCTGATTCCGTAAGAAAACATGGAAGACAGATGTCTTCAGTTGGAGAAGGGAAGATGCAATGTGCTTCCAATTCATTGTCCAG TACAAGTACAACGGAAAAGGATATGTTAGAGCAAGTTACAGAGTCTGATCCTACCAAGGCTCAGCTACTAGAAGCACTGTGTCACTCGCAAACACGTGCAAGGGAAGCTGAGAAAGCAGCACAGAAAGCCTATGAAGAGAAGGAGCATGTCATCAAGCTTCTCTTCAAACAAGCCTCGCAACTCTTTGCCTATAAACAATGGTTCCAAATGCTGCAGCTAGAACCCTTTTACCACCAGATCAAGAATAACGAGCAGCCTGTAGTCTTTCCATGGACGCCCTACAAAAACCAGAAATTTCGGAAGAGCTGGGTAAAGACTGGAAAAGAGAGACGAGGGAAGCGAGGCCAACTTAGGCCTGACATAACCAAGTATGCTGTTGCTTTAGCCCTGGGGCTCAGTCTCGTTGGCGCTGGTTTGCTGTTGGGATGGACAGTGGGGTGGATGCTACCTTTCTAG